TGCTTCATTCTGCAGTTCGTGGACTCATGTCTGGATGGACGGCTCTCGGAACTGAAGATACAGAGTCGCGACGAAGGCTTCATTAGGCGCGACTTGTTATTGATGGAGAATCAGCTCCCTCTCATGGTAGTTGATAAATTGATGGATTGGAAGCCTTTTCTAAGAAATTATCTGATTAATTACTTTATTGTTAAGTACATTGAGGTGCCTATATTAGGAAGGGAGCAGATGGTGATCATTCATAGGGATTTGTATGCCGAACTCCCCCTTCATCTTCTCCATCTTGTGCACATACGCCTTGTTGGTCCGGAAGGGGGCCAGGAAGTGGGATATCATACTGCAATGAGTAACTGGTACAGATATCGATCTGCCAAGAAGCTTGAGTCTGCGGGAATACACATCAGGCCAAGCAAAACTCTTCATCTCACAGATGTTCGTTTCCAGTCCATTCGCTTGTCCGCAAAACTTGGACTACCCCCCATAGCCATCAATAGCCAGACCAAAACCATTCTTCTGAACTTGGCAGCCTACGAAACATGCTACAATGTGGAGGATTCGTGGGTCACCTCCTACATATGCTTCATGGATTCACTCATCGACGATGTCGAAGACGTCACGGAGTTGGGTTCCAATGGCGTATTTCATAACTTGCTCGGCACCAACCAGCAAGTGGCGGACCTCTTCAATGACATGGCAAACAGTTTGGTCCCCAATCCGAAAATTTATTCTCACGCTAAAGTATGCATTGAAAGGCATTTTGAGAACAAGGCGCAAATTTGGATGAGAGAGTGGTTGCGCTCCAACTTCACGTTTCTAGCTTTTGCTGGTGCAATTGTTTCCATTTTTCTGAGTTGCCTCCAGACTTACTACACCATTTTCCCTCGCAAATAGAGGTAGGGAAATAAGAAAGGATAGTGATCCAACATTGTTTACTGCAAATAGAGATAGAGAATCAAGTAAGTACGTGGTTATCAGAGGCCACGGGTGAGGCACTGTTTTGTTGGATTTTTTGGAgaagcttattggtttattggaggaaGTATATTTTTCAATAAATCGTTGGTATAGAGAAGAGAACAAAGTGACAGAAGACTTGACTCGATAATGGGCTATGAgaaggaatagtttgtttatCAATGGTAGTCAACTTTCTAAAATTA
This Malania oleifera isolate guangnan ecotype guangnan chromosome 11, ASM2987363v1, whole genome shotgun sequence DNA region includes the following protein-coding sequences:
- the LOC131168062 gene encoding UPF0481 protein At3g47200-like, yielding MEEQPAPLTGMRELPRRSSPHEWLISLQNAHDHHDDKEREGEQGDGSITASQKTGCIQRVPTMLRDVKANTKCYDPMMVSIGPIHYGKPHLQAGETLKKRLASHFLLGRETREIESIYAELEEMVSEARNRYERDSTDKFNDYAFAQLMFIDACFILQFVDSCLDGRLSELKIQSRDEGFIRRDLLLMENQLPLMVVDKLMDWKPFLRNYLINYFIVKYIEVPILGREQMVIIHRDLYAELPLHLLHLVHIRLVGPEGGQEVGYHTAMSNWYRYRSAKKLESAGIHIRPSKTLHLTDVRFQSIRLSAKLGLPPIAINSQTKTILLNLAAYETCYNVEDSWVTSYICFMDSLIDDVEDVTELGSNGVFHNLLGTNQQVADLFNDMANSLVPNPKIYSHAKVCIERHFENKAQIWMREWLRSNFTFLAFAGAIVSIFLSCLQTYYTIFPRK